A window of the Lactuca sativa cultivar Salinas chromosome 7, Lsat_Salinas_v11, whole genome shotgun sequence genome harbors these coding sequences:
- the LOC111878397 gene encoding protein SEMI-ROLLED LEAF 2 has protein sequence SNFRYFQSDHSHRVAHSKESLSFDTDFPTNSLVEDDASSESSVSDLSRFISKSPTPSSMSHVISIRQLLESALEAAGQVAGASVSTSPLPFSTMAGQCEALGTDSRKKLSTWLSHANTDATKPSPMPIKILGEDEPLCRGMNGLRLPPASPFEKFLKAARYG, from the exons TCCAATTTCCGGTATTTTCAATCTGATCACTCTCACAGAGTCGCACATTCAAAAGAATCCCTTTCTTTTGACACG GATTTTCCCACAAATTCGTTGGTTGAAGATGATGCAAGCAGTGAATCATCTGTTTCAGATCTGTCTCGCTTCATATCCAAATCTCCTACACCAAGCTCCATGTCTCATGTCATTAGCATCCGACAGCTTCTTGAATCA GCACTAGAAGCAGCTGGACAAGTGGCTGGAGCATCTGTGTCAACCTCTCCCCTACCGTTCAGCACCATGGCTGGGCAGTGTGAAGCCCTAGGCACAGATTCAAGGAAAAAGCTCTCCACTTGGCTCTCTCATGCAAACACTGATGCAACAAAACCTTCACCCATGCCTATCAAG ATTTTGGGTGAAGATGAGCCACTTTGTAGAGGAATGAATGGACTGAGGCTACCTCCTGCTAGCCCATTCGAGAAGTTTTTAAAAGCAGCTAGATATGGTTAG